In one Nicotiana tomentosiformis chromosome 6, ASM39032v3, whole genome shotgun sequence genomic region, the following are encoded:
- the LOC104096612 gene encoding CSC1-like protein At4g02900 isoform X2 — translation MASVQDISVSAVINLLSALVFLLAFAIVRLQPINDRVYFPKWYLKGIRASPRSSGAFVNKFVNLDFRTYIRFLNWMPAALKMPEQELIDHAGLDSAVYIRIYLLGLKIFVPITMLSFAVLVPVNWTAGETLEHIEDLTFSNIDRLSISNVPSGSQRFWAHVMMAYVFTFWTFYILYKEYKTISTMRLHFLASENRRPDQFTVLVKNVPPDPDESVDEHVEHFFRVNHPDHYLTHQVVYNANKLAELVEKKKSFRNWLTYYQTKYERNPVKKPKIKTGFWGLWGKSVDAIDYYMTEIEKLGEEEAEEREKVISDPNAIVPAAFVSFKSRWGAAVCAQTQQSRNSTIWLTEWAPEPRDVYWDNLSIPYIQLAVRRLLMAVALFFLTFFFMIPIGFVQAFASIDGIKKVLPFLKSLIEMDVVKSFVQGFLPGIVLKIFLILLPMILMIMSKIEGFTSLSSLDRRSASKYHLFVIVNVFFGSIITGAAFQQLQRFLDQSPTEIPKTIGVTLPMKATFFITFIMVDGWAGIAAEILRLVPLVMFHIKNTFLVKTDHDREQAMDPGSLNFSVSEPRLQLYFLLGLVYSVVTPILLPFIIVFFAFAYMVFRHQDAVVKDTVERSTEPNFNLKEYLQDAYLHPVLKVVKFEVSKEIDEENPLVATKRTSQRSSKTVSNGTAEDGL, via the exons ATGGCTAGTGTTCAAGATATTTCTGTTTCAGCTGTGATAAACCTACTATCCGCACTTGTTTTCCTTTTGGCCTTTGCAATTGTACGGCTTCAGCCAATCAATGACAGAGTGTATTTCCCTAAATGGTATTTGAAGGGTATACGAGCAAGTCCTAGAAGTTCTGGAGCATTTGTGAATAAATTTGTAAACTTGGACTTCAGAACATACATTAGGTTCTTGAACTGGATGCCTGCAGCTCTAAAAATGCCAGAACAAGAGCTTATAGATCATGCTGGTCTTGATTCTGCAGTGTATATACGGATTTACCTTCTTGG CTTGAAAATCTTTGTTCCTATCACAATGCTTTCTTTTGCGGTTTTAGTGCCTGTTAATTGGACTGCTGGGGAAACATTAGAGCACATTGAGGATCTAACGTTCAGTAATATTGATAGACTTTCCATATCCAATGTCCCTTCAGGATCACAGAG GTTTTGGGCACACGTGATGATGGCTTATGTATTCACATTTTGGACCTTCTATATTTTGTACAAAGAATACAAGACAATATCAACAATGAGACTGCATTTTCTTGCCTCTGAAAACCGTCGGCCTGATCAGTTCACG GTCCTTGTTAAAAATGTCCCACCAGATCCTGATGAATCAGTGGACGAGCATGTTGAACATTTCTTTCGTGTGAATCATCCAGATCATTATCTTACACATCAG GTTGTTTACAATGCAAATAAGCTTGCTGAATTGGTGGAAAAGAAAAAGAGTTTCCGTAATTGGCTTACGTACTACCAAACCAAGTATGAGAGGAACCCTGTGAAGAAGCCAAAAATTAAG ACAGGCTTTTGGGGCCTTTGGGGAAAATCCGTGGATGCCATCGACTATTATATGACTGAAATTGAGAAGTTGGGCGAAGAA GAAGCTGAAGAAAGAGAAAAGGTTATAAGTGATCCCAACGCAATCGTTCCTGCAGCATTTGTCTCATTTAAATCTCGTTGGGGAGCAGCTGTATGTGCTCAAACACAACAATCAAGAAACTCAACCATTTGGTTGACAGAATGGGCTCCTGAACCACGTGATGTCTATTGGGATAATCTTTCAATACCATATATTCAACTTGCTGTCCGGAGACTGCTAATGGCTGTTGCTTTATTCTTTCTTACTTTCTTTTTTATGATCCCAATTGGATTCGTTCAAGCATTCGCAAGCATTGATGGCATCAAAAAGGTTCTTCCGTTCCTGAAGTCATTAATCGAAAT GGATGTTGTCAAATCATTTGTCCAAGGTTTTCTACCCGGGATTGTATTAAAGATATTTCTGATTCTTCTTCCTATGATTCTTATGATCATGTCAAAAATAGAAGGCTTTACATCGCTCTCATCTTTGGACAGAAGATCAGCATCTAAATAtcatttgtttgtcattgtcaaTGTGTTCTTTGGAAGTATCATTACTGGTGCTGCATTTCAACAGCTTCAGAGGTTTCTCGATCAGTCTCCAACAGA GATTCCAAAAACTATTGGTGTAACTCTTCCCATGAAAGCTACTTTCTTTATTACCTTCATAATGGTTGATGGCTGGGCTGGAATTGCTGCAGAGATCCTGAGATTGGTTCCTTTAGTCATGTTTCACATTAAAAATACATTTCTGGTAAAGACAGACCATGACAGGGAGCAGGCAATGGACCCTGGTTCATTAAACTTTTCTGTATCAGAACCTCGATTACAACTGTACTTCCTCCTAGGCCTTGTGTACTCAGTGGTCACACCAATACTCCTGCCTTTCATCATTGTCTTCTTTGCGTTTGCTTATATGGTTTTCCGCCATCAG GATGCAGTGGTGAAGGATACAGTAGAACGGAGTACAGAACCAAACTTCAATTTGAAAGAATATCTACAGGATGCTTATTTGCACCCTGTGCTCAAAGTGGTTAAGTTTGAAGTATCAAAAGAAATTGATGAGGAGAATCCACTTGTTGCTACCAAGAGGACTTCCCAAAGGAGTAGTAAGACTGTCTCTAATGGCACTGCTGAAGATGGTCTCTGA
- the LOC104096612 gene encoding CSC1-like protein At4g02900 isoform X1, with protein MASVQDISVSAVINLLSALVFLLAFAIVRLQPINDRVYFPKWYLKGIRASPRSSGAFVNKFVNLDFRTYIRFLNWMPAALKMPEQELIDHAGLDSAVYIRIYLLGLKIFVPITMLSFAVLVPVNWTAGETLEHIEDLTFSNIDRLSISNVPSGSQRFWAHVMMAYVFTFWTFYILYKEYKTISTMRLHFLASENRRPDQFTVLVKNVPPDPDESVDEHVEHFFRVNHPDHYLTHQVVYNANKLAELVEKKKSFRNWLTYYQTKYERNPVKKPKIKTGFWGLWGKSVDAIDYYMTEIEKLGEEEAEEREKVISDPNAIVPAAFVSFKSRWGAAVCAQTQQSRNSTIWLTEWAPEPRDVYWDNLSIPYIQLAVRRLLMAVALFFLTFFFMIPIGFVQAFASIDGIKKVLPFLKSLIEMDVVKSFVQGFLPGIVLKIFLILLPMILMIMSKIEGFTSLSSLDRRSASKYHLFVIVNVFFGSIITGAAFQQLQRFLDQSPTEIPKTIGVTLPMKATFFITFIMVDGWAGIAAEILRLVPLVMFHIKNTFLVKTDHDREQAMDPGSLNFSVSEPRLQLYFLLGLVYSVVTPILLPFIIVFFAFAYMVFRHQIINVYDQKYESGASFWPDVNRRILIGLVISQLLLIGLLSTKDTAKSTPLLIVLIVLTIWFHKLCKGRFESVFVKFPLQDAVVKDTVERSTEPNFNLKEYLQDAYLHPVLKVVKFEVSKEIDEENPLVATKRTSQRSSKTVSNGTAEDGL; from the exons ATGGCTAGTGTTCAAGATATTTCTGTTTCAGCTGTGATAAACCTACTATCCGCACTTGTTTTCCTTTTGGCCTTTGCAATTGTACGGCTTCAGCCAATCAATGACAGAGTGTATTTCCCTAAATGGTATTTGAAGGGTATACGAGCAAGTCCTAGAAGTTCTGGAGCATTTGTGAATAAATTTGTAAACTTGGACTTCAGAACATACATTAGGTTCTTGAACTGGATGCCTGCAGCTCTAAAAATGCCAGAACAAGAGCTTATAGATCATGCTGGTCTTGATTCTGCAGTGTATATACGGATTTACCTTCTTGG CTTGAAAATCTTTGTTCCTATCACAATGCTTTCTTTTGCGGTTTTAGTGCCTGTTAATTGGACTGCTGGGGAAACATTAGAGCACATTGAGGATCTAACGTTCAGTAATATTGATAGACTTTCCATATCCAATGTCCCTTCAGGATCACAGAG GTTTTGGGCACACGTGATGATGGCTTATGTATTCACATTTTGGACCTTCTATATTTTGTACAAAGAATACAAGACAATATCAACAATGAGACTGCATTTTCTTGCCTCTGAAAACCGTCGGCCTGATCAGTTCACG GTCCTTGTTAAAAATGTCCCACCAGATCCTGATGAATCAGTGGACGAGCATGTTGAACATTTCTTTCGTGTGAATCATCCAGATCATTATCTTACACATCAG GTTGTTTACAATGCAAATAAGCTTGCTGAATTGGTGGAAAAGAAAAAGAGTTTCCGTAATTGGCTTACGTACTACCAAACCAAGTATGAGAGGAACCCTGTGAAGAAGCCAAAAATTAAG ACAGGCTTTTGGGGCCTTTGGGGAAAATCCGTGGATGCCATCGACTATTATATGACTGAAATTGAGAAGTTGGGCGAAGAA GAAGCTGAAGAAAGAGAAAAGGTTATAAGTGATCCCAACGCAATCGTTCCTGCAGCATTTGTCTCATTTAAATCTCGTTGGGGAGCAGCTGTATGTGCTCAAACACAACAATCAAGAAACTCAACCATTTGGTTGACAGAATGGGCTCCTGAACCACGTGATGTCTATTGGGATAATCTTTCAATACCATATATTCAACTTGCTGTCCGGAGACTGCTAATGGCTGTTGCTTTATTCTTTCTTACTTTCTTTTTTATGATCCCAATTGGATTCGTTCAAGCATTCGCAAGCATTGATGGCATCAAAAAGGTTCTTCCGTTCCTGAAGTCATTAATCGAAAT GGATGTTGTCAAATCATTTGTCCAAGGTTTTCTACCCGGGATTGTATTAAAGATATTTCTGATTCTTCTTCCTATGATTCTTATGATCATGTCAAAAATAGAAGGCTTTACATCGCTCTCATCTTTGGACAGAAGATCAGCATCTAAATAtcatttgtttgtcattgtcaaTGTGTTCTTTGGAAGTATCATTACTGGTGCTGCATTTCAACAGCTTCAGAGGTTTCTCGATCAGTCTCCAACAGA GATTCCAAAAACTATTGGTGTAACTCTTCCCATGAAAGCTACTTTCTTTATTACCTTCATAATGGTTGATGGCTGGGCTGGAATTGCTGCAGAGATCCTGAGATTGGTTCCTTTAGTCATGTTTCACATTAAAAATACATTTCTGGTAAAGACAGACCATGACAGGGAGCAGGCAATGGACCCTGGTTCATTAAACTTTTCTGTATCAGAACCTCGATTACAACTGTACTTCCTCCTAGGCCTTGTGTACTCAGTGGTCACACCAATACTCCTGCCTTTCATCATTGTCTTCTTTGCGTTTGCTTATATGGTTTTCCGCCATCAG ATCATTAATGTATACGATCAGAAGTATGAGAGTGGTGCATCATTTTGGCCAGATGTCAATCGTCGTATACTTATAGGTTTGGTAATATCCCAGCTTCTGTTAATCGGTCTCCTGAGCACCAAAGATACTGCCAAATCAACTCCATTGCTGATAGTACTTATAGTTTTGACAATCTGGTTCCATAAACTTTGCAAGGGCAGATTTGAGTCCGTCTTTGTCAAATTTCCCTTGCAG GATGCAGTGGTGAAGGATACAGTAGAACGGAGTACAGAACCAAACTTCAATTTGAAAGAATATCTACAGGATGCTTATTTGCACCCTGTGCTCAAAGTGGTTAAGTTTGAAGTATCAAAAGAAATTGATGAGGAGAATCCACTTGTTGCTACCAAGAGGACTTCCCAAAGGAGTAGTAAGACTGTCTCTAATGGCACTGCTGAAGATGGTCTCTGA
- the LOC104096612 gene encoding CSC1-like protein At4g02900 isoform X3, which yields MLSFAVLVPVNWTAGETLEHIEDLTFSNIDRLSISNVPSGSQRFWAHVMMAYVFTFWTFYILYKEYKTISTMRLHFLASENRRPDQFTVLVKNVPPDPDESVDEHVEHFFRVNHPDHYLTHQVVYNANKLAELVEKKKSFRNWLTYYQTKYERNPVKKPKIKTGFWGLWGKSVDAIDYYMTEIEKLGEEEAEEREKVISDPNAIVPAAFVSFKSRWGAAVCAQTQQSRNSTIWLTEWAPEPRDVYWDNLSIPYIQLAVRRLLMAVALFFLTFFFMIPIGFVQAFASIDGIKKVLPFLKSLIEMDVVKSFVQGFLPGIVLKIFLILLPMILMIMSKIEGFTSLSSLDRRSASKYHLFVIVNVFFGSIITGAAFQQLQRFLDQSPTEIPKTIGVTLPMKATFFITFIMVDGWAGIAAEILRLVPLVMFHIKNTFLVKTDHDREQAMDPGSLNFSVSEPRLQLYFLLGLVYSVVTPILLPFIIVFFAFAYMVFRHQIINVYDQKYESGASFWPDVNRRILIGLVISQLLLIGLLSTKDTAKSTPLLIVLIVLTIWFHKLCKGRFESVFVKFPLQDAVVKDTVERSTEPNFNLKEYLQDAYLHPVLKVVKFEVSKEIDEENPLVATKRTSQRSSKTVSNGTAEDGL from the exons ATGCTTTCTTTTGCGGTTTTAGTGCCTGTTAATTGGACTGCTGGGGAAACATTAGAGCACATTGAGGATCTAACGTTCAGTAATATTGATAGACTTTCCATATCCAATGTCCCTTCAGGATCACAGAG GTTTTGGGCACACGTGATGATGGCTTATGTATTCACATTTTGGACCTTCTATATTTTGTACAAAGAATACAAGACAATATCAACAATGAGACTGCATTTTCTTGCCTCTGAAAACCGTCGGCCTGATCAGTTCACG GTCCTTGTTAAAAATGTCCCACCAGATCCTGATGAATCAGTGGACGAGCATGTTGAACATTTCTTTCGTGTGAATCATCCAGATCATTATCTTACACATCAG GTTGTTTACAATGCAAATAAGCTTGCTGAATTGGTGGAAAAGAAAAAGAGTTTCCGTAATTGGCTTACGTACTACCAAACCAAGTATGAGAGGAACCCTGTGAAGAAGCCAAAAATTAAG ACAGGCTTTTGGGGCCTTTGGGGAAAATCCGTGGATGCCATCGACTATTATATGACTGAAATTGAGAAGTTGGGCGAAGAA GAAGCTGAAGAAAGAGAAAAGGTTATAAGTGATCCCAACGCAATCGTTCCTGCAGCATTTGTCTCATTTAAATCTCGTTGGGGAGCAGCTGTATGTGCTCAAACACAACAATCAAGAAACTCAACCATTTGGTTGACAGAATGGGCTCCTGAACCACGTGATGTCTATTGGGATAATCTTTCAATACCATATATTCAACTTGCTGTCCGGAGACTGCTAATGGCTGTTGCTTTATTCTTTCTTACTTTCTTTTTTATGATCCCAATTGGATTCGTTCAAGCATTCGCAAGCATTGATGGCATCAAAAAGGTTCTTCCGTTCCTGAAGTCATTAATCGAAAT GGATGTTGTCAAATCATTTGTCCAAGGTTTTCTACCCGGGATTGTATTAAAGATATTTCTGATTCTTCTTCCTATGATTCTTATGATCATGTCAAAAATAGAAGGCTTTACATCGCTCTCATCTTTGGACAGAAGATCAGCATCTAAATAtcatttgtttgtcattgtcaaTGTGTTCTTTGGAAGTATCATTACTGGTGCTGCATTTCAACAGCTTCAGAGGTTTCTCGATCAGTCTCCAACAGA GATTCCAAAAACTATTGGTGTAACTCTTCCCATGAAAGCTACTTTCTTTATTACCTTCATAATGGTTGATGGCTGGGCTGGAATTGCTGCAGAGATCCTGAGATTGGTTCCTTTAGTCATGTTTCACATTAAAAATACATTTCTGGTAAAGACAGACCATGACAGGGAGCAGGCAATGGACCCTGGTTCATTAAACTTTTCTGTATCAGAACCTCGATTACAACTGTACTTCCTCCTAGGCCTTGTGTACTCAGTGGTCACACCAATACTCCTGCCTTTCATCATTGTCTTCTTTGCGTTTGCTTATATGGTTTTCCGCCATCAG ATCATTAATGTATACGATCAGAAGTATGAGAGTGGTGCATCATTTTGGCCAGATGTCAATCGTCGTATACTTATAGGTTTGGTAATATCCCAGCTTCTGTTAATCGGTCTCCTGAGCACCAAAGATACTGCCAAATCAACTCCATTGCTGATAGTACTTATAGTTTTGACAATCTGGTTCCATAAACTTTGCAAGGGCAGATTTGAGTCCGTCTTTGTCAAATTTCCCTTGCAG GATGCAGTGGTGAAGGATACAGTAGAACGGAGTACAGAACCAAACTTCAATTTGAAAGAATATCTACAGGATGCTTATTTGCACCCTGTGCTCAAAGTGGTTAAGTTTGAAGTATCAAAAGAAATTGATGAGGAGAATCCACTTGTTGCTACCAAGAGGACTTCCCAAAGGAGTAGTAAGACTGTCTCTAATGGCACTGCTGAAGATGGTCTCTGA